The DNA sequence CACTTTGGTGGAAATTAGTAAGCTAAGACTTTCTATTGCCTCATCTTAATAGGTATTATTTAATAATTTGTACTCCCGCACCTATCAGTCCTACAATACCCTCTTTAATGTTTATTGGTATAAAACCATGCTTTTCCAAAATACGTGAAGCTGTTATGCTACGACTGCCACTTCTACAGTACACCAATATTTTTTTATTTTTGTAGAGTACCAATTTATTTAGGTTTTTTTCAAGCTTTGAAAGAGGGATGAGTATAGCATTGTGAAGGTGACCACCTTTGTACTCTTGGATGGTTCTGACATCAAGA is a window from the Sulfurovum sp. genome containing:
- a CDS encoding rhodanese-like domain-containing protein → MKKAIDYSYYIAMIVLIVWFAYTKGWIFANFESITPKQAITLLEKDNNIMLLDVRTIQEYKGGHLHNAILIPLSKLEKNLNKLVLYKNKKILVYCRSGSRSITASRILEKHGFIPINIKEGIVGLIGAGVQIIK